From the Sebastes umbrosus isolate fSebUmb1 chromosome 2, fSebUmb1.pri, whole genome shotgun sequence genome, one window contains:
- the LOC119479104 gene encoding uncharacterized protein LOC119479104 yields the protein MEEASSHAASLLESLNLQRERAQFCDCVVRQRQNPGQLHPAHKCVLAASSPVLASILSSTGALVELQAQCLSDTVLALLLDYIYTGALPCTRSQHQYYNLLTAASYLQMDELQEALRAWQQTEAKAADNTKASTGAENQPYEDINNTYSTTVNNSCKYLPLSLEREDRQYSANVDPRDDIDPCGTNSKNGTNRCSRKGGSTLSNLTPQDLIQNIPCTSEVHRVSGVDKEVQKDQFDSAHSAGTEEEPEKTVEDMRSSFLICTAVMQEEETSSAKKKQRLCLTVKSKAEEKQSNRKEKDMTQIRCSPLLRLSTSQLKDNVSPSQGSSSSSSSTPHPCCGAVPVIRHSSGAAMLQLADVPPMPPPYQPVSQASVSSSRAPVSRSGSTDSDSIVESITTRHKKHNGEQNQDYGNNKDHNGTQSWDSDQSDIVKQDYNSSNKDHLIGQNDEHISNGLSHITDHNDRHAHCDSFQNMNHTKHPKDDSVPKNKDCRHFAKGLQNKTDQSFDDFPSKHQRLDCSDCHNVWTTTAAEEQSLCSQDLRAVVPLPVQDSDAGSDSHCEDLCSEGEAKEEHIHSRCPAETDRQDSTYEPKIDWYPNLHRAETGTKDAASSQHEHNSDNRDTAMTDKSHSVDLCRPVSTTPESRLDGDTADLFGFERRTSVEHEKMSEPHLTFTMPADHNMSEPTYSVVGPSYRGHLQYHCLPREETHLSHGYSRCKHSHPSHPEHSDQSSDDEEVGTFANSGYSPLRQHFTGTTDQVLLLDISAKPAELLVANAFGQKETFPNGFGNREQWNEATCVAGVDTKYWVGETNVKERRSVGKDQSRPGAEVIHKAGVVEGVSNPKDGENQTTTLTICSPLSVPDSVQASLSSTLSVCIPSTPSASMPTNISAHLLNRVHHPFQCSLCDRSFSQRGSLNRHVRSHLGVRPFPCPHCPMTFSRQYRVTEHMRVHQRCVLGSDFPRYPASQLDRQMR from the exons ATGGAG GAAGCTAGTAGCCATGCAGCATCACTGTTGGAAAGTCTGAACCTCCAGAGAGAGCGAGCTCAGTTCTGTGACTGTGTggtcagacagagacagaatcCGGGTCAACTCCACCCTGCACACAA GTGTGTCCTGGCAGCTTCTAGTCCAGTGTTGGCATCTATCTTGTCCTCTACTGGTGCCCTGGTGGAACTGCAGGCTCAATGTTTATCTGACACTGTATTGGCACTTCTTTTGGATTACATTTACACAGGGGCTTTGCCATGCACTCGCAGCCAGCACCAATATTACAATCTACTCACTGCCGCCAGCTACCTGCAGATGGATGAACTGCAGGAGGCTCTGAGGGCTTGGCAACAGACTGAGGCGAAAGCTGCAGATAATACGAAGGCTTCCACTGGAGCTGAGAATCAGCCATATGAAGACATTAACAATACTTATAGTACAACTGTGAACAATTCTTGTAAGTATCTGCCATTATCACTGGAGAGAGAGGATCGTCAATATTCAGCCAATGTGGACCCACGTGATGACATAGATCCATGTGGAACTAACAGTAAAAATGGTACAAACCGCTGTAGCAGAAAAGGTGGGAGCACTTTAAGCAATCTGACGCCTCAGGATTTGATTCAAAATATCCCTTGCACCAGTGAAGTGCACAGGGTATCTGGAGTGGATAAAGAGGTGCAAAAGGATCAGTTTGATTCAGCTCATTCAGCTGGCACAGAGGAGGAGCCTGAGAAGACAGTTGAGGACATGAGGAGCTCATTTTTAATTTGCACTGCTGTGATGCAAGAAGAAGAGACGAGCAGCGCAAAGAAGAAGCAGCGACTGTGTTTAACCGTGAAAAGTAAAGCAGAGGAGAAGCAATCTAACAGGAAAGAGAAGGACATGACTCAGATCCGTTGCTCTCCCCTTCTTCGCCTCTCAACCTCCCAGCTTAAGGACAATGTTTCGCCCTCACAgggctcctcctcatcatcttcCTCAACACCACATCCGTGCTGTGGGGCAGTGCCTGTCATCCGCCACAGCAGTGGAGCAGCTATGCTCCAGCTGGCAGACGTGCCGCCAATGCCTCCTCCTTACCAACCAGTATCCCAGGCCTCAGTCAGCTCCAGCAGGGCCCCTGTCTCACGATCAGGAAGCACAGACAGTGACAGCATTGTTGAAAGTATTACCACTAGACACAAAAAGCATAATGGGGAACAGAATCAGGATTACGGAAACAATAAAGATCATAATGGGACACAGAGTTGGGATTCAGATCAATCCGACATCGTAAAACAGGATTACAACAGCAGCAATAAAGATCATTTGATAGGACAGAATGATGAACATATTAGCAATGGTTTATCCCACATTACAGATCATAATGATCGCCATGCTCATTGTGATTCATTTCAGAATATGAATCACACAAAACATCCTAAGGATGATTCAGTGCCAAAGAATAAGGATTGCCGCCATTTCGCCAAAGGATTGCAGAATAAAACTGATCAGAGTTTTGATGATTTCCCCTCCAAACATCAGCGACTGGACTGTTCTGATTGCCACAATGTCTGGACGACAACTGCAGCAGAAGAGCAGTCCCTTTGCTCACAAGATCTGAGAGCTGTAGTACCACTTCCTGTACAGGACTCAGACGCAGGAAGTGACTCGCACTGTGAAGATCTGTGTTCTGAGGGAGAAGCAAAAGAGGAACACATTCACTCAAGGTGTCCAGCTGAAACCGACAGACAGGACAGTACCTATGAACCCAAGATTGATTGGTACCCAAACTTGCATAGAGCTGAGACAGGCACAAAAGATGCTGCCTCCAGCCAGCATGAACATAACTCAGACAACAGAGACACAGCTATGACAGACAAAAGCCACAGTGTTGATCTTTGTCGACCTGTCTCCACCACACCAGAATCACGTTTGGATGGAGACACTGCTGATCTCTTTGGCTTTGAACGCCGCACATCTGTGGAACATGAAAAGATGTCAGAGCCACACTTAACTTTTACAATGCCTGCGGATCACAATATGTCTGAACCTACGTATAGTGTTGTGGGGCCGTCATACCGTGGACATCTTCAATATCACTGCCTACCACGGGAAGAAACACACTTATCACACGGATACTCTCGTTGCAAACACTCCCATCCTAGCCACCCAGAACATTCAGACCAGTCCAGTGATGATGAAGAGGTTGGTACCTTTGCCAATTCAGGTTACAGTCCTCTGAGACAGCACTTTACAGGGACTACAGACCAGGTTCTACTGCTGGACATTAGTGCCAAACCTGCTGAGTTGCTAGTTGCTAATGCATTCGGCCAGAAGGAAACATTTCCAAATGGGTTTGGGAATAGAGAGCAATGGAATGAAGCAACATGTGTAGCAGGGGTTGACACTAAATATTGGGTTGGAGAAACAAATGTTAAAGAAAGAAGATCTGTTGGTAAAGACCAAAGCAGGCCAGGAGCTGAGGTTATACATAAAGCCGGGGTTGTGGAGGGGGTTTCCAACCCTAAAGACGGTGAGAACCAGACCACTACCTTGACAATCTGTTCACCCCTCAGTGTGCCAGATTCTGTACAAGCCTCCTTGTCATCTACCTTGTCTGTCTGCATACCTTCTACCCCATCAGCCAGTATGCCAACAAATATATCAGCTCACCTGTTAAACCGTGTTCACCACCCTTTCCAGTGCTCTCTGTGCGACCGCTCCTTCAGCCAGCGAGGCTCTCTGAATAGACATGTGCGGAGCCACCTTGGCGTACGGCCCTTCCCCTGCCCCCACTGTCCTATGACCTTTTCACGTCAGTACCGTGTCACAGAGCACATGCGTGTTCAC